From one Salinimonas iocasae genomic stretch:
- a CDS encoding DoxX family protein produces MSDTHGWKQTIMTSDSPTNLFIRLAVGCVFLPEGIQKLIFPEILGSGRFADIGIPWPELMGPFVGWVELICGLFILLGFATRVSAIPLTGIMIVALISTKVPIWLGEDWWIFNVRELDRYGFWSMAHASRTDWAMLMGSIYLLIAGAGRWSVDAWLTRRKYSRLAD; encoded by the coding sequence ATGAGTGACACACATGGTTGGAAGCAAACTATAATGACGTCTGACTCACCCACCAATTTATTTATTCGTCTGGCAGTTGGCTGTGTTTTTTTACCCGAAGGTATTCAGAAGCTAATCTTTCCTGAAATTCTAGGCTCGGGTCGCTTTGCAGATATTGGCATTCCATGGCCTGAGCTAATGGGACCTTTCGTGGGATGGGTCGAGCTGATATGTGGGTTATTCATTCTGCTTGGTTTCGCCACCAGAGTCAGCGCTATCCCGCTGACGGGCATCATGATTGTTGCACTAATTTCAACGAAAGTGCCGATCTGGCTTGGGGAAGATTGGTGGATATTCAATGTGCGAGAGTTGGATCGTTACGGCTTTTGGAGTATGGCTCATGCATCTCGCACCGACTGGGCAATGTTAATGGGATCGATTTATCTTCTGATTGCTGGCGCAGGGCGGTGGTCCGTTGATGCATGGTTAACGCGTAGAAAGTATAGTCGTTTGGCCGATTAA
- a CDS encoding copper resistance system multicopper oxidase → MNNSFNDGRRRFVLGAMTASAAAALTKVSPLWAAPAGRHFKDQVLTDDIKNLTIAEANLAIGSKTGLPITINGQMPGPLIRLKEGQRAQLNVTNRLEQDTSIHWHGIILPAGMDGVPGVSFAGIKPGQTFNYAFDVVQNGTYWYHSHSGLQEQRGHLGPLIVEPADGDIGADREHTIILSDWTFADPHDVMRKLKVAEGYYNYQKRTIFDTLEDVEKKGLSETWKERAMWGAMRMSPRDIADVTGSTYTYLMNGRTPEDDWQALFNVGEKVRLRIINGSAMTYFDFRIPGLEMTVVAADGQPVKPVNVDEFRIAVAETYDVIVQPKERKAYTFFAESFDRSGYARGTLTPSIGMTAAIPPQRTITERGMAAMGMDMSGMDGMNMQKSGGMKKGKASSEMEMKKMAQHGEHTMHSNMMQGDMKSSRVLPVEKIDIVHSEDGHGQGAAMIAQNPRPRLDEPGIGLEGSPHRVLVYADLIGEHAWPDEREPERQVELHLTGNMERYMWSFDGKKFSEVDGYVRFNFGERLRLVLVNDTMMDHPIHLHGMWMELENGHYPRPRKHTISLKPGEKVSLQISADAPGEWAFHCHLLYHMEAGMFRVVQVA, encoded by the coding sequence ATGAATAATTCATTTAACGACGGTCGTCGCAGGTTCGTTCTTGGTGCTATGACTGCGAGCGCAGCGGCGGCCCTGACTAAGGTCAGTCCGCTTTGGGCCGCGCCCGCTGGTCGTCACTTTAAAGATCAGGTGCTGACTGATGACATTAAAAATCTGACGATTGCTGAGGCCAATTTAGCAATAGGCTCAAAAACTGGCCTGCCTATTACCATCAACGGCCAGATGCCGGGGCCCCTGATAAGGCTAAAAGAAGGTCAGCGTGCTCAACTGAATGTTACCAACCGACTTGAACAAGATACGTCTATTCACTGGCACGGCATTATTTTGCCCGCTGGGATGGATGGAGTACCAGGCGTTTCGTTTGCTGGGATAAAGCCAGGTCAGACATTCAATTATGCGTTTGATGTAGTGCAAAACGGAACATATTGGTATCACAGCCACTCCGGTCTTCAGGAGCAACGCGGGCATCTTGGCCCACTCATCGTTGAGCCTGCCGACGGAGACATCGGCGCAGATCGGGAACACACTATCATCCTAAGTGACTGGACCTTTGCTGACCCTCACGACGTGATGAGAAAGCTGAAAGTGGCTGAGGGTTATTACAATTACCAAAAGCGAACTATCTTCGACACATTGGAAGATGTTGAGAAAAAAGGTCTTAGCGAAACATGGAAGGAACGCGCCATGTGGGGCGCAATGCGCATGAGCCCTCGTGACATCGCAGATGTCACAGGCAGCACTTACACCTACCTGATGAATGGCCGCACCCCAGAGGATGACTGGCAGGCGCTGTTTAATGTGGGTGAGAAAGTGCGTTTACGCATCATCAACGGTTCTGCTATGACCTACTTTGATTTTCGTATTCCGGGATTAGAGATGACGGTTGTTGCTGCTGACGGTCAGCCCGTTAAGCCGGTCAATGTAGATGAGTTCCGAATTGCAGTAGCAGAAACGTACGATGTCATTGTCCAACCAAAAGAACGAAAGGCTTATACCTTTTTTGCTGAGAGTTTTGACAGAAGCGGCTATGCCCGCGGCACGCTCACTCCATCAATAGGCATGACTGCTGCTATTCCTCCGCAACGAACTATCACGGAGCGCGGCATGGCAGCCATGGGCATGGACATGTCAGGCATGGACGGTATGAACATGCAAAAATCAGGAGGCATGAAAAAAGGAAAGGCTTCTTCAGAAATGGAAATGAAGAAAATGGCCCAGCATGGCGAGCACACGATGCATAGCAACATGATGCAGGGGGATATGAAATCTTCACGGGTGCTGCCCGTAGAAAAGATAGACATTGTTCATAGTGAAGACGGGCATGGTCAAGGCGCCGCTATGATCGCACAAAATCCACGACCGCGTTTAGACGAGCCGGGCATAGGGTTGGAAGGCAGTCCACATCGCGTATTGGTTTACGCTGACCTAATAGGCGAACATGCATGGCCTGATGAGCGAGAGCCAGAGCGTCAAGTCGAGCTTCATTTAACAGGAAACATGGAAAGATACATGTGGTCGTTCGACGGCAAGAAGTTCAGCGAAGTAGATGGGTATGTCCGTTTTAATTTTGGAGAGCGGCTTCGTCTAGTTCTGGTTAACGACACCATGATGGACCATCCCATTCATTTACATGGTATGTGGATGGAACTGGAAAATGGCCATTATCCAAGACCGAGGAAGCATACCATCAGCCTCAAACCCGGTGAGAAAGTATCGTTGCAGATTAGCGCAGATGCACCCGGAGAGTGGGCTTTTCATTGTCACCTGCTTTACCACATGGAAGCGGGCATGTTTCGTGTTGTTCAGGTCGCCTAG
- a CDS encoding IS5 family transposase — protein sequence MSQQLTFADSEFSSKRRQTRKEIFLSRMDSLLPWSQLLEVIEPFYPKAGNGRRPYALETMFRIHCMQQWYSLGDEAMEYALYEIASMRQFAQLSLDKAIPDRTTIMNFRHLLEKHKLTRQLFKTVNQWLSDCGVMMTQGTLVDATIIEAPSSTKNKKNERDPDMHQTKKGNEWHFGMKAHIGVDAKSALTHTLVTTAANEHDLNQMKNLLHGDEEFISGDAGYQGAEKREELKEKDVEWLIAERPGKVRALKKHPRKNKTAINIEYLKASIRAKVEHPFRIIKCQFGFIKARYKGLIKNDSQLAMLFTLANLFKVDQMLRRQPRSV from the coding sequence ATGAGCCAACAGTTAACTTTTGCCGATAGTGAGTTTTCCAGCAAACGTCGCCAGACGAGAAAAGAGATTTTCTTATCCAGAATGGATAGCCTGCTGCCGTGGTCTCAACTGCTGGAAGTGATTGAACCCTTTTATCCTAAAGCAGGCAATGGCAGACGTCCGTATGCGCTTGAGACCATGTTTCGCATTCATTGTATGCAGCAATGGTATAGCCTCGGTGATGAAGCGATGGAATATGCGTTATATGAAATTGCTTCGATGCGTCAATTTGCGCAACTATCACTGGATAAAGCCATTCCTGACCGCACAACCATTATGAACTTCCGGCACTTGCTGGAAAAACACAAGCTGACTCGCCAATTATTCAAAACGGTCAATCAATGGCTGTCTGACTGCGGTGTGATGATGACGCAGGGCACACTGGTAGATGCCACGATTATTGAAGCCCCCAGCTCCACTAAAAACAAAAAGAATGAACGTGACCCGGATATGCATCAGACCAAGAAAGGTAATGAGTGGCACTTCGGTATGAAAGCCCATATCGGTGTGGATGCCAAGAGCGCTCTGACTCATACGCTGGTGACCACCGCCGCCAACGAACATGACCTGAATCAGATGAAGAACCTGTTGCATGGCGATGAGGAATTCATCTCTGGCGATGCTGGATATCAAGGCGCAGAGAAGCGTGAAGAACTTAAAGAAAAGGATGTGGAATGGCTGATTGCTGAGCGTCCCGGAAAAGTTCGGGCACTGAAAAAGCATCCCCGCAAAAACAAAACTGCCATCAACATCGAATATTTAAAAGCCAGCATTCGGGCGAAGGTGGAACACCCGTTTCGCATCATCAAATGCCAATTTGGTTTTATCAAAGCTCGCTATAAGGGATTGATAAAAAATGACTCACAGTTAGCCATGCTATTCACCTTGGCGAACCTGTTTAAAGTAGACCAGATGTTACGACGACAGCCAAGATCTGTCTAA
- a CDS encoding copper resistance CopC family protein codes for MQLIYKIGLILMLTFSAGAFAHGNVELESSSPSDNAMLMNAPESLTLTYSKPLRLMKVSLKGNETGDIDFDFTPTSEQHAIYSWQLPALKADSYTVEWIAMGGDGHKMKSTFSFMVH; via the coding sequence ATGCAACTAATTTATAAAATTGGTCTAATTCTGATGCTTACGTTTAGCGCCGGAGCATTTGCCCACGGTAATGTAGAGCTTGAAAGCAGTTCTCCGTCAGATAATGCGATGTTAATGAACGCCCCAGAGTCACTGACGTTGACCTATTCCAAGCCACTGCGGTTAATGAAGGTCAGTCTAAAGGGAAATGAGACCGGTGATATCGACTTTGATTTCACGCCTACATCAGAGCAGCATGCAATATATAGTTGGCAATTACCTGCCTTAAAAGCGGATAGCTATACTGTCGAATGGATAGCAATGGGCGGGGATGGCCATAAAATGAAGTCGACGTTCTCTTTCATGGTTCACTAA
- a CDS encoding PadR family transcriptional regulator translates to MKHRDLYTGFIRLHILHHAAQEPIFGMGMIEELRHHGYQISPGTLYPMLHKLEKYGWLTCSTKEVNGKTRKYYRCTMEGLNALNEAKIKLKELIGELL, encoded by the coding sequence ATGAAACATAGAGACTTATATACCGGATTTATTCGCCTTCATATTTTACATCATGCAGCACAGGAGCCTATTTTTGGCATGGGAATGATTGAAGAGCTTCGCCATCATGGCTATCAAATTAGTCCTGGTACCTTGTACCCAATGCTGCATAAGCTTGAAAAATACGGTTGGCTCACCTGTTCGACGAAAGAGGTAAATGGCAAAACTAGAAAGTATTATCGCTGTACAATGGAAGGGCTAAACGCGCTGAATGAAGCGAAGATTAAATTAAAGGAATTGATAGGCGAGTTGTTGTAA
- a CDS encoding copper resistance protein B → MKQIITAGLMTISLGFGNTALAQSKDNWPSPIPDENYGQILFDRLEYTRTDEQQNRAVWDMQAWYGGDYHRLVFKSEGENTQNDGMPTDLERAEVLYGYLVSAFWSVQVGVGTKGEMSSDADMENYAVISYQGLAPYWFEMENSLRINEDGDMQFINETEYDWQLSQVSYLQPRLEVVANLTDSEKYKRQSGLSNIRIGLRYRHEIVREIAPYVGVYYSKALGNTADALKADGESTSETGVVVGARIWF, encoded by the coding sequence ATGAAGCAGATAATAACAGCAGGACTCATGACCATCAGTTTAGGCTTTGGGAACACCGCCCTGGCACAGTCAAAAGACAATTGGCCATCTCCCATTCCGGATGAAAATTATGGCCAGATACTGTTTGATCGACTTGAGTATACGCGAACTGATGAACAACAAAATCGGGCTGTGTGGGATATGCAGGCCTGGTATGGCGGTGATTATCATCGCTTAGTGTTTAAAAGCGAAGGTGAAAATACCCAAAACGACGGCATGCCCACGGATCTGGAACGCGCCGAGGTACTTTACGGGTACCTCGTTTCTGCTTTCTGGTCTGTGCAGGTCGGCGTTGGTACGAAAGGCGAAATGTCGTCAGATGCTGACATGGAAAACTATGCGGTGATCAGTTATCAGGGACTCGCCCCCTATTGGTTTGAAATGGAAAACTCACTTCGTATCAACGAAGACGGTGACATGCAGTTCATCAATGAAACAGAATACGACTGGCAGTTAAGTCAGGTTTCCTATCTGCAACCGCGCCTGGAAGTAGTAGCTAACCTCACCGATTCGGAAAAATATAAACGTCAAAGCGGGCTGAGTAACATTCGTATCGGTTTGCGATACCGCCATGAGATAGTGAGGGAGATAGCGCCCTATGTTGGCGTTTATTACAGCAAAGCCTTAGGGAATACAGCTGATGCGTTAAAAGCAGACGGCGAGTCAACCAGTGAAACTGGCGTAGTAGTAGGGGCTAGGATCTGGTTCTAA
- a CDS encoding copper resistance D family protein, with translation MELILWNATIVVSKAIFYVGFASLVGCAFLMRQPAPKDDFYKDLLCQIVPVMVVSCIASAVWFIAKTGAFSESGLQGAFDPMMLEVMWASPVGDVALVRMLMSGLAIPALLLIFAKRVHVIAIRAILTVLIVYGLYSFTLIGHIAEKGLVDKLILASHIAVMGWWFGALLPLRLVCLRFPVEDTQKVMTDFGRIAGYLVTTLILLGIYMAITIFTSLDDLVQSEYGLTFLSKLLVVGLLLLIAARHRFILVPALQNTGDVAQLKRSINIEIVLACVLLLITSVLTSVVGPEFS, from the coding sequence ATGGAATTAATTCTTTGGAATGCAACGATTGTTGTGTCTAAAGCCATATTCTATGTGGGCTTTGCTAGCCTTGTCGGTTGTGCTTTTTTGATGCGTCAGCCAGCCCCAAAAGATGATTTTTACAAAGATCTTCTATGCCAGATTGTTCCCGTAATGGTTGTCTCTTGCATAGCATCTGCGGTGTGGTTTATTGCTAAAACGGGCGCATTTTCTGAAAGTGGTCTGCAAGGTGCATTTGACCCTATGATGCTTGAGGTAATGTGGGCGTCACCTGTGGGCGACGTCGCTCTGGTCAGGATGCTTATGTCCGGCCTGGCGATTCCTGCACTGCTTTTGATTTTCGCTAAGCGTGTCCACGTTATTGCTATAAGAGCGATACTGACTGTGTTGATAGTTTATGGCCTATACAGTTTTACGCTTATTGGACACATTGCAGAAAAAGGGCTCGTCGACAAACTCATATTGGCATCGCACATAGCTGTCATGGGGTGGTGGTTTGGCGCGCTCTTACCGCTGAGGCTTGTATGTCTGCGCTTCCCGGTAGAGGATACGCAAAAAGTTATGACTGACTTTGGCAGAATTGCAGGTTACCTTGTAACCACACTGATCCTCCTCGGTATATACATGGCGATTACCATATTTACCTCTCTGGATGATCTGGTTCAATCAGAATATGGGCTTACCTTTCTGAGCAAGTTGCTGGTTGTTGGCTTATTGCTATTAATTGCCGCAAGACACCGATTTATTCTGGTGCCCGCTTTGCAGAACACTGGCGATGTTGCGCAACTGAAACGCTCTATAAATATTGAAATAGTGTTAGCCTGCGTGCTTCTGTTAATCACCTCGGTATTAACCAGTGTGGTTGGCCCCGAGTTTAGTTAG
- a CDS encoding ion channel has product MLFAIIISAIALLLSVALHLFNISVVADKFVGKLSKVWTKTQAVVFIAICSQLLLAVIFALAYATGLTLELGGFKQPAAAVDIFYFSLTTITTLGLGSIEPTGHLRMLAGVESATGFLLISCSASKVFMTMSGTCEKPAT; this is encoded by the coding sequence ATGCTTTTTGCAATAATTATCAGCGCGATAGCGCTGTTATTAAGCGTGGCTTTACACCTTTTTAATATATCGGTGGTTGCTGACAAATTTGTCGGAAAACTGAGTAAAGTTTGGACAAAAACACAGGCCGTGGTATTCATTGCTATTTGCAGCCAGCTTTTACTTGCTGTCATTTTTGCATTGGCCTATGCAACAGGGCTGACCCTGGAATTGGGAGGTTTTAAACAGCCTGCTGCAGCTGTCGATATTTTCTATTTTTCTTTGACAACAATCACTACGCTTGGCCTTGGCAGTATTGAGCCAACCGGACATCTTAGAATGCTAGCCGGGGTAGAATCAGCTACGGGTTTTCTTTTGATAAGCTGCTCGGCCTCGAAAGTATTCATGACCATGAGCGGCACCTGTGAAAAACCGGCTACCTGA
- a CDS encoding DUF305 domain-containing protein — translation MKYSKFAAMIVTSTAAMFIMMYLNTYAISHVWFSETRTYMALYMGAGMAIIMLAFMLGMYNNKKLNVTIFLMAAVIFVACVYLVRSQSTVSDTAYMKAMIPHHSIAILTSERSNIEDVRVRELADGIIKAQRKEIKEMEWLINDISKNGKATSQVQAEQRPLPEFEGKLNKGE, via the coding sequence ATGAAATACTCAAAATTTGCTGCAATGATTGTAACATCGACTGCTGCGATGTTTATCATGATGTACCTGAACACGTACGCAATATCGCATGTATGGTTCAGTGAAACGCGAACTTATATGGCATTGTATATGGGAGCGGGCATGGCAATCATCATGTTGGCGTTTATGCTGGGTATGTACAATAATAAAAAGCTTAACGTGACTATTTTTCTGATGGCAGCAGTGATCTTCGTCGCTTGCGTTTATCTTGTGCGTTCTCAAAGTACCGTATCTGACACTGCCTATATGAAAGCGATGATCCCTCACCATTCCATTGCCATTCTTACCAGCGAGCGCTCCAATATCGAAGATGTGCGGGTGCGTGAACTGGCAGATGGGATTATCAAAGCGCAACGAAAAGAAATTAAAGAGATGGAATGGCTGATCAATGATATTTCTAAAAATGGCAAGGCCACATCTCAGGTCCAGGCCGAGCAACGTCCACTCCCAGAGTTTGAGGGCAAACTGAATAAAGGAGAGTAA
- a CDS encoding nuclear transport factor 2 family protein, producing MKSLLSKNVTIVEGGGIERSAQEYASHHMLSDMKFVSTLSSELLEHRVTEYRDSATSLLISVNTTEAGKTYRSLETAILTKRDGEWKIAHLHWSTAM from the coding sequence ATGAAATCGCTGCTTTCAAAGAATGTCACGATTGTTGAAGGCGGCGGTATCGAACGCAGCGCTCAGGAATATGCGTCTCATCACATGTTATCTGATATGAAATTTGTCAGTACATTATCTTCAGAGCTTTTGGAGCATCGGGTGACAGAGTATCGCGATTCCGCGACCTCACTCTTGATTTCCGTCAATACCACTGAAGCCGGTAAAACATACCGCTCGCTCGAAACCGCAATTCTGACCAAACGTGACGGTGAATGGAAAATAGCCCACTTGCACTGGTCAACGGCAATGTGA